A single Defluviitalea saccharophila DNA region contains:
- a CDS encoding B12-binding domain-containing radical SAM protein, with translation MNIVLSALNAKYIHTSLALRSLKAFCREYKDNITIAEYTINHEENYILNEIYKLNPDILGFACYIWNIEQTLDLVSNIKKILPNTLIVLGGPEVSYDGEKLLKDYKEIDVIIYGEGEETFYEILHSYIDGNKSLEKIDGIIYAANGQIIRNKERVPLNLDDIPFVYEEFQDMENQILYYESTRGCPYQCQYCLSSIDKKVRFLSLERVYSDLQRFLDGKVKQVKFVDRTFNCNKKHAWAIWSYLMEHDNGTTNFHFEISADLLDDETIAFLSKARPGLFQFEIGVQTTNKEVLKIINRKMDFEQLKIIVSKIKQAQNIHQHLDLIAGLPGEDYASFKNSFNDVYSLFPEQLQLGFLKVLKGSGMRINAEQYGLIYKKKAPYEILFTRELNYGEMLKLKMIEEMVEKYYNSGRFYYSIRYITHFFDTPFDFYEALAVYWERKGYHHVQHNKIQLYTILLEFFKEKAEEGAEVFKELLKFDIYLHEKAKKLPEWMDSSEEMYKSQIRDFYRNEENIKHYLPKLMEYSSKQISRMAHLEVFPIDFTEWIKSIGSGEESLKIDKKPTAILFDYYSKNQILGHAAFYKVIIQ, from the coding sequence ATGAATATTGTTTTGTCTGCATTGAATGCAAAATACATACATACATCATTGGCCCTTAGATCTCTTAAAGCTTTTTGCAGGGAATATAAGGATAATATCACAATCGCCGAGTATACCATTAATCATGAGGAAAATTATATTCTGAATGAAATATACAAGCTTAACCCCGATATATTAGGGTTTGCATGCTATATATGGAATATTGAGCAGACTTTAGATTTGGTCAGCAATATTAAAAAGATACTGCCCAATACGCTTATTGTATTAGGGGGACCTGAAGTATCCTATGACGGAGAAAAGCTGCTTAAAGACTATAAAGAAATAGATGTCATTATTTATGGAGAAGGGGAAGAAACCTTTTATGAAATCCTTCATAGCTATATAGACGGGAACAAATCCTTAGAAAAAATAGACGGAATCATATATGCCGCTAATGGACAAATCATTAGAAACAAAGAGCGTGTTCCTCTAAACTTAGATGATATTCCTTTTGTATACGAAGAATTTCAGGACATGGAAAATCAAATTCTTTATTATGAAAGTACCAGAGGCTGTCCTTATCAATGTCAATACTGCCTGTCTTCAATAGATAAAAAGGTAAGATTTTTGTCTCTTGAAAGGGTATATTCGGATTTACAGCGTTTTTTAGACGGGAAAGTGAAGCAAGTTAAATTTGTGGATAGAACCTTTAACTGTAATAAAAAACATGCATGGGCAATATGGAGTTATTTAATGGAGCACGATAACGGAACTACCAATTTTCACTTTGAGATTTCCGCAGATTTATTAGATGATGAAACCATTGCATTTCTATCTAAGGCAAGACCGGGCTTATTTCAATTTGAAATAGGTGTTCAAACAACCAATAAGGAAGTTTTAAAAATTATTAATAGAAAAATGGATTTTGAACAGTTAAAAATTATAGTGAGCAAAATAAAGCAAGCTCAAAATATACATCAGCATTTAGATTTGATTGCAGGGCTTCCAGGAGAAGACTACGCTTCCTTTAAGAATTCTTTTAACGATGTTTATAGTTTATTTCCGGAGCAGCTTCAATTAGGATTTCTAAAGGTCTTAAAGGGTTCCGGAATGAGGATCAACGCGGAGCAATATGGACTCATTTATAAAAAGAAAGCCCCCTATGAGATTCTATTTACTAGAGAATTAAATTACGGGGAAATGCTAAAACTTAAAATGATTGAAGAAATGGTAGAAAAATATTATAATTCCGGTCGTTTTTATTACAGCATCAGATATATCACTCACTTTTTTGATACACCCTTCGATTTTTATGAAGCTTTGGCAGTTTATTGGGAAAGAAAGGGATACCATCATGTTCAGCACAATAAAATCCAATTATATACCATATTATTAGAGTTTTTTAAAGAAAAAGCAGAAGAAGGGGCAGAAGTATTTAAAGAGCTGCTGAAATTTGATATATATTTGCACGAGAAAGCCAAGAAATTGCCGGAATGGATGGATTCCAGCGAAGAAATGTATAAATCTCAAATAAGGGATTTTTATCGAAATGAAGAAAATATAAAACATTATTTACCCAAATTAATGGAATATTCATCAAAACAGATTAGCCGCATGGCTCATTTAGAGGTATTTCCCATTGATTTTACAGAATGGATTAAAAGTATCGGAAGTGGAGAGGAATCCCTAAAAATAGATAAGAAACCTACGGCGATCTTGTTTGATTATTACTCAAAAAATCAAATTTTAGGACATGCTGCATTTTACAAAGTAATAATCCAATAA
- a CDS encoding ABC transporter permease codes for MINPVLRRELKTKLRSWKAPTLLIVYLVILASFGGLIMAINEFDSYTSGFDPRSALTIYSLLAGCQLGLIILLVPALTSGTISGERERQTLDLLLVTKLSPFSIIIGKLMASISQIILLIIASMPIFSIIFIFGGVSLANILLLFLFFIATAIMVGSVGIFCSTFFKKTTTATVISYLFILNLCIGTIVALAMFHEYSFAIRHQGLTYGESLLVAGANPFIGFLSVLQNQVMSYNIIGDILSIHNNNAKILLQPWQVNIIFDAVITFIMILLSVIRIQPVVGRRK; via the coding sequence ATGATTAACCCTGTGCTTCGTCGTGAACTCAAAACAAAGCTAAGATCCTGGAAAGCACCTACTTTATTGATTGTATATTTAGTCATATTGGCTTCCTTTGGAGGGCTTATTATGGCAATCAATGAATTTGATTCTTATACCAGCGGCTTTGATCCAAGGAGTGCACTGACTATATATTCCCTTCTGGCAGGCTGTCAATTGGGACTAATAATTTTACTCGTTCCTGCATTAACTTCAGGAACCATAAGCGGCGAAAGAGAAAGGCAAACTTTAGATCTCCTTCTTGTTACTAAATTATCTCCTTTTTCAATTATTATAGGAAAGTTAATGGCGTCTATTAGTCAGATTATTTTGCTTATAATAGCTTCAATGCCTATTTTTAGTATTATCTTTATTTTTGGAGGCGTTTCTTTAGCAAATATTCTACTATTATTTCTCTTTTTTATTGCCACGGCGATTATGGTTGGCAGCGTGGGGATATTTTGCTCGACCTTTTTTAAAAAAACAACGACTGCTACAGTGATTTCATATCTCTTTATCCTTAATCTTTGCATTGGTACAATTGTAGCATTGGCGATGTTTCATGAATATTCCTTTGCCATTAGGCATCAAGGCTTGACCTACGGCGAATCCCTATTAGTTGCCGGTGCCAATCCTTTTATAGGGTTTTTATCCGTCCTGCAAAATCAAGTAATGAGCTATAATATCATCGGCGATATACTCAGTATCCACAATAATAACGCTAAAATATTACTCCAGCCCTGGCAGGTGAATATAATATTTGACGCAGTCATTACGTTTATAATGATTTTACTTAGTGTCATTAGAATACAGCCGGTAGTAGGAAGACGAAAATAA
- a CDS encoding sulfite exporter TauE/SafE family protein produces the protein MIKHKFKIILVGFITGLTNGLFGAGGGTIVVPAMERILKVEEHESHATAIAVILPLSIMSTFIYTRHQILDWKSIIYVAIGGVGGGILGAKLLCKISPQWLHKIFGLFMIAASIRMILG, from the coding sequence TTGATTAAACATAAATTTAAAATCATTCTGGTTGGATTTATTACTGGTTTAACCAATGGCCTTTTTGGGGCGGGAGGAGGAACAATTGTAGTACCTGCCATGGAAAGGATTCTAAAAGTTGAAGAACATGAATCCCATGCGACAGCTATTGCAGTGATTTTACCGCTATCTATTATGAGTACCTTTATCTATACAAGGCATCAAATATTGGATTGGAAATCGATCATTTATGTGGCTATAGGAGGAGTGGGTGGCGGAATATTAGGAGCAAAGCTATTATGCAAAATTTCACCTCAATGGCTTCATAAAATCTTTGGATTATTTATGATTGCTGCCTCGATAAGGATGATTCTGGGATGA
- a CDS encoding VanZ family protein, producing MKKKDFLFWIPSIVWMIVIFILSSMTGSDLQNTFPFFSDFNWGHFVAYFILAIAYYFALHRKVKHPKVLYIIIVLSILYGITDEFHQYFTPSRVPDINDLLADGIGAAVAAILLNIWYKKRNKRH from the coding sequence ATGAAGAAAAAAGACTTTTTATTTTGGATTCCATCCATAGTTTGGATGATCGTTATTTTTATTTTATCCTCAATGACCGGAAGTGATTTGCAAAATACATTTCCTTTTTTTTCTGATTTTAATTGGGGGCATTTTGTAGCTTATTTTATTTTAGCCATTGCTTATTATTTTGCTTTACATAGGAAAGTGAAGCACCCGAAAGTACTTTATATCATTATTGTTTTGTCCATATTATATGGCATTACCGATGAATTTCATCAGTATTTTACCCCTTCAAGGGTTCCGGATATAAATGACTTACTGGCAGATGGCATAGGCGCGGCTGTTGCTGCAATTTTATTAAATATATGGTACAAAAAAAGAAACAAGAGACATTAA
- the nth gene encoding endonuclease III — translation MEIKTKAKKILELLDEFYPKDIKCYLNYETPWQLLIATILSAQCTDDRVNMVTRDLFKKYKSVSDFAEADLEELEQDIKSTGFYRNKAKNIILCTRTLLEKYNGEVPKNIDELTQLAGVGRKTANVILGNIYGIPSIVVDTHVKRVSYRLGLTKFTDPTKIEFDLMEILPKDHWIRYNTQIIAHGRAICTARNPKCAECFLLPYCQYGLEERMNVISD, via the coding sequence ATGGAGATAAAAACAAAAGCAAAAAAGATATTAGAACTTTTAGATGAATTTTATCCGAAAGATATCAAATGTTATTTAAATTATGAAACCCCTTGGCAGCTTTTGATTGCCACCATTTTAAGTGCCCAGTGTACCGATGATCGGGTGAACATGGTAACCAGGGATTTATTTAAGAAATACAAATCGGTATCGGATTTTGCCGAGGCGGATTTAGAGGAGTTGGAGCAGGATATAAAATCCACCGGATTCTATAGAAATAAGGCAAAAAATATTATTCTTTGTACTCGGACGTTACTGGAAAAATATAATGGAGAAGTGCCCAAAAATATTGATGAGTTAACTCAATTAGCAGGGGTTGGAAGAAAAACAGCCAATGTTATTTTGGGAAATATTTATGGTATCCCTAGTATTGTCGTAGACACCCATGTAAAAAGAGTCTCATATAGATTGGGGCTTACCAAATTTACGGATCCTACAAAGATAGAATTTGATTTAATGGAGATTCTTCCTAAAGACCATTGGATTCGATATAATACTCAGATTATTGCCCATGGAAGAGCCATATGTACGGCAAGAAATCCTAAATGTGCAGAGTGCTTTCTCCTTCCATACTGTCAGTATGGGTTAGAAGAAAGAATGAATGTAATTTCTGACTAG
- a CDS encoding ATP-dependent helicase, whose product MFEADVIEEFVKTRDKIIEKNYEHLNENQRKAVLTGEGPQMVIAGPGSGKTHVIMHRLHYLISYGPIYNTYKVPEGITKEDIDILKNDSNHPRAKELLSYYAIDPRSILVITFTKAAAEEMKQRFYNMQDINSAKSQGILFGTFHSVFFRILRSAYGYHIDQVIKEDEKRLVLKKITEEMEIEYQDEQEFLNDLENEIGLIKNDLIHLSYYNSMTLPSEQFRKIVSYYERYKSQHQKIDFDDMLYHCYELLRNNKNILSLWSNRYKYILIDEFQDINKVQYETIKLLSAPYNHLFIVGDDDQSIYKFRGARPEFLLHFPQDFKNAGRVTLDINYRSTGRIIDISSSVISKNVHRYQKEIKTINEKGDEPVFIQSEDGEEEALHIAEWILNWKKKGMAYRDIAVIFRTNIQARALVDIMLDLNIPFYLRDEIPNVYEHWVAKDILAYIKLSKDLKDNESLERIINKPKRYISKGVIFEARKKNGILFENIYKTPYLQTWQVNRLEELKFHLDSIKNKKPGEAIAYIRKNIGYNDYIIEYAQYRNISFKGLKELLDEIQEAARHYESYEEWMNHIQNVGEEMKAGKRRIVGEMDAVTLSTMHGAKGLEFEAVCIAGTVEGVIPHNKSSSPAELEEERRLFYVGITRAKKYLAISTVKKRYEEEVEPSRFIEEMTKKPSLEEFHKGISIYHKKHGRGKIQSIQGTIAAIMFEKGILPRKIDLKYCIDKKIITIEKDATN is encoded by the coding sequence ATGTTTGAAGCAGATGTAATAGAGGAATTTGTAAAAACAAGAGATAAAATTATTGAAAAAAACTATGAACATTTAAATGAAAATCAAAGAAAAGCGGTACTGACAGGAGAAGGACCTCAGATGGTCATTGCGGGGCCGGGATCCGGGAAAACCCATGTGATTATGCACAGATTGCATTATCTTATATCCTATGGACCTATTTATAATACCTATAAAGTACCTGAAGGGATTACTAAAGAAGACATTGATATACTGAAAAACGATAGCAATCATCCCAGGGCAAAAGAGTTATTAAGTTATTATGCCATAGATCCTCGAAGTATTTTGGTGATTACTTTTACAAAAGCTGCTGCCGAAGAAATGAAGCAAAGATTTTACAATATGCAAGATATCAATTCTGCTAAAAGTCAAGGTATATTATTTGGGACTTTTCACTCTGTTTTTTTTAGAATCCTCAGAAGCGCATACGGGTATCATATAGATCAAGTGATTAAGGAAGATGAAAAGCGACTGGTTTTAAAGAAGATTACAGAGGAAATGGAAATAGAGTATCAGGATGAGCAGGAGTTTCTAAATGATTTAGAAAATGAAATCGGTCTTATAAAAAACGATTTAATTCATCTGTCTTACTATAATTCTATGACTTTACCTTCGGAACAATTTAGAAAAATAGTATCTTATTATGAGCGTTATAAATCCCAGCATCAAAAGATTGATTTTGATGATATGCTTTATCATTGCTATGAACTTCTTCGCAATAACAAGAATATTCTTTCCCTTTGGAGCAATCGATATAAATATATATTAATTGATGAGTTTCAGGATATTAATAAAGTTCAGTATGAAACGATTAAGCTTCTAAGTGCTCCTTATAATCATCTCTTTATTGTAGGGGATGATGATCAAAGCATTTATAAATTTAGAGGGGCAAGGCCGGAGTTTTTGCTTCATTTTCCGCAGGATTTTAAGAATGCGGGAAGAGTAACCCTGGATATAAATTATCGCTCCACCGGAAGAATTATAGATATTAGCAGCTCTGTTATCAGCAAAAACGTGCATAGATATCAAAAAGAAATAAAAACGATCAATGAAAAAGGGGATGAACCTGTTTTTATTCAATCTGAAGATGGAGAAGAAGAAGCCCTCCATATTGCAGAATGGATACTCAATTGGAAGAAGAAGGGCATGGCTTATAGAGATATCGCTGTGATATTTAGAACCAATATCCAGGCGAGAGCTTTGGTAGATATTATGCTGGATTTGAATATCCCTTTTTATCTTAGAGATGAAATCCCCAATGTCTACGAGCATTGGGTGGCAAAGGATATTTTGGCATATATCAAACTTTCTAAAGATCTAAAGGATAATGAAAGTTTAGAACGAATTATTAATAAGCCGAAGCGATATATAAGCAAGGGAGTAATTTTTGAAGCGAGAAAAAAGAATGGCATTTTGTTTGAAAATATATATAAAACACCCTATCTGCAAACATGGCAGGTAAATCGGCTGGAGGAACTTAAATTTCACTTAGACAGTATTAAGAATAAAAAGCCTGGAGAAGCCATTGCATATATTAGGAAGAATATTGGATATAATGATTATATAATAGAGTATGCCCAATATAGAAATATAAGTTTTAAAGGCTTAAAGGAATTACTGGACGAAATTCAAGAGGCAGCCAGGCATTATGAAAGTTACGAGGAATGGATGAACCATATTCAAAATGTAGGAGAAGAGATGAAAGCAGGCAAGCGAAGGATCGTAGGAGAAATGGATGCAGTTACTTTGTCAACCATGCATGGTGCCAAAGGTCTTGAATTTGAGGCGGTTTGTATTGCAGGAACTGTGGAAGGTGTAATTCCCCATAATAAAAGCAGCTCTCCGGCTGAATTGGAAGAAGAGAGAAGATTATTTTATGTCGGGATTACAAGAGCAAAGAAATACCTGGCCATTTCAACGGTTAAAAAAAGATATGAGGAAGAAGTGGAGCCTTCAAGATTTATTGAAGAAATGACAAAGAAACCTTCCTTGGAAGAATTCCATAAAGGTATAAGCATTTATCATAAAAAACACGGCAGAGGAAAGATCCAAAGTATCCAGGGAACCATTGCCGCCATTATGTTTGAAAAAGGGATCCTTCCAAGAAAGATCGATTTAAAATATTGTATAGACAAGAAAATAATTACTATTGAAAAAGATGCAACAAACTAA
- a CDS encoding ABC transporter ATP-binding protein, with product MLEIQNLVKKYGKFTAVDGLSLTINEGEIFGFVGPNGAGKTTTMKIMAGLLSATSGKVFINGVDVTAHPRKLREKIGYMPDFFGVYDNLKVDEYMDFYAGTYNIPYSEREAIIDNLLELVDLSHKKDAYVDTLSRGMKQRLCLARSLVHDPDILILDEPASGLDPRARVEMKEVLKQLKTLGKTIIISSHILPELAELCTVIGIIEKGKIAAYGTVAQIMKQLTQKRMIKIKTMGNMDQLVTILKEQPNIHDIIEKIDEVEVEFDGDDTQLSYLLKKIIQQDIPLISFSEKEGNLEDIFMQITQGGESEND from the coding sequence GTGTTAGAAATACAGAATTTAGTAAAAAAATATGGCAAATTTACTGCTGTTGACGGTTTATCTCTTACGATCAATGAAGGAGAAATATTCGGGTTTGTTGGACCGAACGGGGCAGGGAAAACGACTACAATGAAAATTATGGCGGGACTTTTAAGCGCTACTTCAGGCAAAGTATTCATCAACGGGGTGGATGTTACGGCGCATCCAAGAAAATTAAGAGAAAAGATAGGATATATGCCTGATTTTTTTGGAGTATATGATAATCTAAAAGTGGATGAATATATGGATTTCTATGCAGGAACCTACAACATTCCCTATAGTGAACGAGAAGCCATTATTGACAATTTATTGGAGCTAGTAGATTTATCCCATAAAAAGGATGCTTATGTAGACACATTATCCAGAGGTATGAAGCAAAGATTATGTCTTGCCAGAAGTCTTGTACATGATCCGGATATTCTTATTCTGGATGAACCTGCATCGGGTTTAGATCCGAGAGCCCGAGTAGAAATGAAAGAAGTATTAAAGCAGCTAAAAACTTTAGGGAAGACCATTATTATCAGTTCTCATATTCTTCCGGAATTAGCCGAGTTATGTACCGTCATTGGTATTATTGAAAAAGGAAAGATTGCGGCTTATGGCACGGTTGCTCAGATTATGAAGCAGTTAACCCAAAAAAGAATGATTAAAATCAAAACCATGGGAAATATGGATCAACTGGTTACGATTTTAAAAGAGCAGCCCAATATCCATGATATTATTGAAAAAATAGATGAAGTTGAAGTTGAATTTGATGGAGACGATACTCAGCTTTCATATCTACTGAAAAAAATCATCCAACAAGATATACCGCTTATTTCATTTTCAGAAAAAGAAGGCAATCTAGAAGATATCTTTATGCAGATTACTCAAGGAGGCGAAAGCGAAAATGATTAA
- the mltG gene encoding endolytic transglycosylase MltG has translation MMDIIKKWVINYYLWLMLGCSILAIGFAGVSIYQAYQLLTLDVPAISQKSFRIIPKPQEQAIVDTITVNVSPGDTVEMISQKLEQCGVISREDLFAYLKQSQVNLEGVVFEGEYSIPVPAAPEEIYAILTKPYEAWIQNEANRFISLGRTPIEIITIASMIEKEAAEDSERPIIAGVIYNRLKKNMKLQIDATVIYALGEHKSRLTYEDLKINSPYNTYIIEGLPPSPICTPRKASIEAALNPDMHSYFYYVLSAYGSTKHLFAETYDEHLNNVAKYKTTLN, from the coding sequence ATGATGGATATAATCAAGAAATGGGTCATTAACTATTACCTATGGCTTATGCTGGGATGCTCCATACTGGCAATAGGCTTTGCAGGTGTGTCGATTTATCAGGCTTATCAATTGCTTACCCTGGATGTTCCGGCTATTTCTCAAAAGTCTTTTAGAATTATTCCGAAACCCCAAGAGCAAGCCATCGTTGATACAATTACAGTGAATGTATCCCCAGGAGATACGGTTGAAATGATCAGCCAAAAGCTGGAGCAGTGTGGGGTTATATCCAGAGAGGATCTATTTGCCTATTTAAAGCAAAGTCAAGTGAATTTAGAGGGAGTAGTATTTGAAGGAGAATATTCTATTCCCGTACCTGCAGCGCCGGAGGAAATATATGCCATACTTACAAAACCCTATGAAGCATGGATTCAAAATGAAGCCAATCGGTTTATAAGTTTAGGACGAACCCCTATAGAAATTATAACGATTGCCTCTATGATTGAAAAAGAAGCTGCCGAAGACAGTGAAAGGCCGATCATCGCGGGAGTCATTTATAACCGATTAAAAAAGAACATGAAGCTTCAAATAGATGCAACGGTGATCTATGCTTTAGGGGAGCATAAATCCAGACTTACTTATGAGGATTTAAAAATAAATTCTCCATATAATACATACATTATCGAGGGGCTTCCTCCGAGCCCTATTTGTACCCCAAGGAAAGCTTCAATAGAAGCAGCCTTAAATCCGGATATGCATTCATATTTTTATTATGTTTTAAGCGCGTATGGAAGCACAAAGCATCTTTTTGCAGAAACTTACGACGAACATTTAAATAACGTCGCAAAATACAAAACAACATTAAATTAG
- a CDS encoding sulfite exporter TauE/SafE family protein: MILFIIGLLSGLISGMGIGGGTVLIPALTLFVGMSQHNAQSINLIYFIPTAIAALVIHIRNKRIRKELLWFLIGGGVIGAVIGSFVAISLDAVFLRRLFGVFLFYMGIKEIRKNKRKIKVNRE, from the coding sequence ATGATTTTATTTATTATAGGATTGTTGTCAGGACTTATAAGCGGAATGGGAATTGGCGGAGGGACGGTTTTGATTCCTGCTTTAACACTTTTTGTAGGAATGAGCCAGCATAATGCTCAAAGTATCAATTTAATTTATTTTATTCCAACGGCGATTGCAGCTCTGGTGATCCATATACGAAATAAAAGAATAAGAAAGGAATTGCTTTGGTTTTTAATTGGCGGCGGCGTCATAGGTGCGGTGATCGGCTCCTTTGTGGCTATTTCTTTAGATGCTGTATTTTTACGGAGATTATTTGGAGTTTTTCTTTTTTATATGGGTATAAAGGAGATTCGAAAAAATAAAAGGAAAATTAAGGTAAATAGAGAATAA
- a CDS encoding glycosyltransferase family 4 protein yields MNIGIFTDTYYPQINGVVTSIRTLEKELNKRGHKVYIFTTSNPNSKRALPRVFRLPSMPFIFLPSHRVGVLYSPKAVKIVKQLDLDIIHTQTEFSLGLFGKMISKQMGIPIVHTYHTMYEDYVHYISKGKLTEFTPKMARTLSRLFCNRCDTVIAPTNKVKELLQEYGVRKPIEVVPTGINLEPFKRENYNKEEIIELREQFGIQESDPVVLFIGRVAKEKSIDVVIRQMPALLQKLPNAKFLIVGNGPVKKDLEELCKELNVENSVIFAGEQPWDSIGKFYQAGDVFVSASVTETQGLTFAEAMAAKMPVVAKQDKSIEGIIQDHINGRVFTQDEELSDILFELLTQKEVSMQLAENAAKMVEPLSSTHFGESIERIYQSLIN; encoded by the coding sequence ATGAATATTGGAATTTTTACCGATACCTATTATCCACAAATTAATGGTGTTGTGACGTCTATTCGTACCCTGGAAAAAGAACTGAATAAGCGAGGTCACAAGGTATATATATTTACTACTTCAAACCCTAATTCTAAGAGAGCTCTTCCCAGAGTTTTCAGACTTCCCAGTATGCCATTTATTTTTCTTCCTTCTCATAGAGTAGGAGTATTATACTCTCCAAAAGCAGTGAAAATTGTAAAGCAGCTTGATTTGGACATTATCCATACTCAAACGGAGTTTTCCCTGGGCTTATTTGGTAAAATGATTTCAAAACAGATGGGCATTCCTATTGTACATACATACCATACAATGTATGAAGATTATGTACATTATATTTCAAAAGGAAAATTAACCGAATTTACGCCGAAGATGGCTCGTACTTTAAGCCGTCTGTTCTGCAACAGATGTGATACAGTTATAGCCCCAACAAATAAAGTAAAAGAGCTTCTTCAAGAATACGGAGTTAGAAAGCCCATTGAAGTTGTTCCCACAGGCATCAACCTGGAGCCTTTCAAAAGAGAAAATTATAATAAAGAAGAAATCATAGAACTCAGAGAACAATTTGGAATCCAAGAATCTGATCCTGTGGTTTTATTCATTGGAAGAGTGGCAAAAGAAAAAAGTATTGATGTTGTCATTCGCCAAATGCCTGCACTGCTTCAAAAACTGCCTAATGCAAAATTCTTAATTGTAGGCAACGGACCTGTAAAAAAAGACTTAGAAGAATTATGTAAAGAGCTTAATGTTGAAAATTCAGTGATTTTTGCCGGCGAACAGCCCTGGGATTCGATAGGAAAGTTCTATCAGGCAGGAGATGTATTTGTCAGCGCTTCTGTAACAGAAACCCAAGGACTTACCTTTGCTGAAGCTATGGCAGCCAAAATGCCCGTTGTTGCAAAGCAAGACAAAAGCATAGAAGGCATCATTCAAGATCATATCAATGGAAGAGTATTTACTCAAGATGAAGAGTTATCAGACATTCTTTTTGAATTATTAACCCAAAAAGAAGTTTCTATGCAATTGGCCGAAAATGCTGCTAAAATGGTCGAACCCCTTTCTTCCACCCATTTTGGAGAAAGCATTGAAAGAATTTATCAATCATTAATAAATTAG